CGGTCGCGCAGCGCGTGGATGACCGGGAGGTAGGCGCCCCACGGGCCGCCATACGCCGCATAGCCGCCCTGCACGTAGGCGGTCTCCGGCGCCATGGTGAGCAGGAAGCCCGAGCCGTTGTCATTGAGCAACTGGCGCGTGCCGGCGATGAGGTTCTGGATGCGCGGCGTGGTGGGGTTGCGGAAGTCGGTGTCCCCGCCGTTGAGCGCCAGCGACGCGCCCTCCAGGTCCAGGTCCAGGCCGTCAAAGCCATACGTGTTGATGAGCCCCTGCATGCTGGTGACGAAGGCCTGCCGCGCCGCCGCGTCGTCCAGGTGGATGGTGCCGTTGGCGCCGCCCAGGGAGATGAGCACCTTGCGGCCCTGCGCCTTGAGCGTGGCGATGTCCGCCTTGAACTCGGCCACGGTGGCGTTGTACGGGGTGAAGCCCATGGTGCCTGACGGCGCGCCCGCCACCGGCTCCGCGAAGGCCACCTGGATGACGTTGAACTTCGAGGACACGTCGCGCAGCCGGATGTTGGTGGAGCCGTTGTCGAAGTTGTGCCAGTAGCCGACCAGCACCTTGCTGCCCGCCGGAGCCGTGTTGCCCGTCGTCACGGCGACGCTGTTGCTCGCGGCGGAGCGGTTGCCGGCCGCGTCGCGCGCCTTCGCGGTGAACGTGTACGTGGTGTTGGCGGCGAGCCCCGTCACGGTGGCGCTCAGCGCGGTGCTGGTGGCCGCCGCGGTGGCGCCGCCGTTGACGAAGATTTCGTAGCCGGTGACGCCCACGTTGTCGGTGGACGCGTTGAACGCCAGGGACACGCTGGAGGCCGTCACGCCGGTGGAGCGCAGGGAGCCGGGCGCGGTGGGGGCCTGCGTGTCCTGCGCGGGGCGGTTGGGCGTGGTGGTGCTGAACGCGGCGCTCGCGGCGGAGCGGTTGCCGGCCGCGTCGCGTGCCTTCACGGTGAACGTATAGGTCGTGTTGGCGGCGAGCCCCGTGACGGTGGCGCTCGGGGTGGTGGAGGTGGCGGAGGCGGAGGCGCCGTTGTTGACGAAGACCTCGTAGCCGGTGACGCCCACGTTGTCGGTGGACGCGCTCCAGGTCAGCGACACGCTGTCATACGTCTTGGAGGGCGAGCCGACGCCGGAGGGGGCGGAGGGGGCCTGCGTGTCCGCGGGAGGGTTGCCGGTGCGCTCCAGCCACAGGGCGAGCACGTTGGGCGGCTCCCAGCCCACCAGGGACGTGTGTGACTGCCGGCAGTCGTAGCCCTTCCCTCCATAGGACGCGATGTCGCCCACGGTGTACGCGACGCCCGGGGCCCAGGCGCCCCGGTCCGCGGCCAGGGCCAGGGTGGGCAGAAGCAGCAGGAGCACGGCGAGCGCCGCGCGGGACGACGAACGAGGGGGATGCATTGGGGGAAAAGCCTCCCGGAAAGGGTCCGGGACACAGGGAGGGCGGGCCCGGGGGAAGCGGGTCAAAGCCCCTGAAAGATTTCCCGAGCGGTCCTGGAAGGTTGGTCAGCGAACGGAGGAGCTCGCCCCTGGGCTCAAGCTGTCCAGTCATTGCCTCGAGGTTCTAGAGTCCACCCCCATGAAGTTCCTAGGTGAGTTGGACGAGGCCTCTCTCTCGCGGACCCAGCGCTGCAACCGTCGCCTCGTGGATCCGAACCGTCTGCAGGCCATCCGGGACACCGGGCTGATGGACACGCCCCAGGAGGAGGCCTTTGACCGCCTCGCCCGTCTGGCGGCGCAGCTGCTCAACGTCCCGCTGACCATCATGTCGCTGGTGGACGCGAACCGGCAATTCTTCAAGGCGGACTTCGGTCTGCCCTCGCCCTTCCGCGAGACGCGGACGCTGCCCATCGACGCGTCGCTGTGCCGCTACACGCTCGAGGGGGAGCCCATCATCTCCTCCAACGCGCCGGCGGATTCGTTCCTGAAGGTCCATCCGTCCACCGGCCCCTGGGGCATCGTCGCCCTCATCGTGCTGCCGTTGATCAACCCGGACGGACACGTGCTGGGGACCTTCTGCTGCATCCAGCCCACGGTGCGAGAATGGACCGCGCAGGACCACCTGGTCATGAAGGAGCTGACGGCCTCCATCATGACGGAGATCAACCTGCGCGATCAGATCCGCAAGCTGAAGACCGAGCAGCGGATGCGGGACACGTTCGTCGCGGCGCTCACGCACGACCTGCGCACGCCCCTGACGGCGTCGAAGCTGAGCGTGCAGCTGATGGGCAGGCGCCACGCGGACGTGCCGGGCGTCCAGTCCTCCGTGGCCCGGGTGTCGGCGAGCCTGGACCGCGCGGAGCGGATGATCCAGAACCTGCTGGACGCCAGCCGCATCCAGGCCGGCAAGCACGTGGCGCTGGAGGTGCGGGAGTGCGACCTCCACGCGGTCGCGGCCCAGACGCTGGAGGAGCTGTCGGCGCTCTACCCGGGGAGATTCGAGCTGAAGGCGGAAGGTGAGTTCATGATGCGGGCGGATCCGCTCGGGCTGCGCCGCATCGTGGAGAACCTGGCCTCCAACGCGGCGAAGTACGGCGCGCCGGGCACTCCGATTGAAATCCTGCTCGACCGGGATGCGACCCAGGTGAGGCTCCAGGTGCGGAATCAGGGCACGCCCATCGCGGCGGAAGATCAGCAGACCATCTTCGAGCCGTTCCACCGCACGCGCTCCGCCACGGAGAGCGCGGAGA
The sequence above is drawn from the Corallococcus sp. NCRR genome and encodes:
- a CDS encoding fibronectin type III domain-containing protein; the encoded protein is MHPPRSSSRAALAVLLLLLPTLALAADRGAWAPGVAYTVGDIASYGGKGYDCRQSHTSLVGWEPPNVLALWLERTGNPPADTQAPSAPSGVGSPSKTYDSVSLTWSASTDNVGVTGYEVFVNNGASASATSTTPSATVTGLAANTTYTFTVKARDAAGNRSAASAAFSTTTPNRPAQDTQAPTAPGSLRSTGVTASSVSLAFNASTDNVGVTGYEIFVNGGATAAATSTALSATVTGLAANTTYTFTAKARDAAGNRSAASNSVAVTTGNTAPAGSKVLVGYWHNFDNGSTNIRLRDVSSKFNVIQVAFAEPVAGAPSGTMGFTPYNATVAEFKADIATLKAQGRKVLISLGGANGTIHLDDAAARQAFVTSMQGLINTYGFDGLDLDLEGASLALNGGDTDFRNPTTPRIQNLIAGTRQLLNDNGSGFLLTMAPETAYVQGGYAAYGGPWGAYLPVIHALRDRLTYLHVQHYNTGTVMALDGRAYAQSTPDFHVAMAEMLLQGFPVGGNASAVFPALRPEQVVIGLPSSPQAAGGGYTTTANVQKALDYLMKGQSFGGTYVLRKAGGYPGFKGLMTWSINWDKFTNFEFSNSHRAYLDTYR
- a CDS encoding GAF domain-containing sensor histidine kinase; amino-acid sequence: MKFLGELDEASLSRTQRCNRRLVDPNRLQAIRDTGLMDTPQEEAFDRLARLAAQLLNVPLTIMSLVDANRQFFKADFGLPSPFRETRTLPIDASLCRYTLEGEPIISSNAPADSFLKVHPSTGPWGIVALIVLPLINPDGHVLGTFCCIQPTVREWTAQDHLVMKELTASIMTEINLRDQIRKLKTEQRMRDTFVAALTHDLRTPLTASKLSVQLMGRRHADVPGVQSSVARVSASLDRAERMIQNLLDASRIQAGKHVALEVRECDLHAVAAQTLEELSALYPGRFELKAEGEFMMRADPLGLRRIVENLASNAAKYGAPGTPIEILLDRDATQVRLQVRNQGTPIAAEDQQTIFEPFHRTRSATESAEKGWGLGLPLVRGLAEAHGGKATVTSCAEEGTCFTITLPLDASSRQKLSA